A portion of the Acidisoma sp. PAMC 29798 genome contains these proteins:
- a CDS encoding toxin-antitoxin system HicB family antitoxin, translating into MSNTKIQLRLPEDLKDAAIRQAAISGISMNLFVATAVAARIGAQAEAERYFSARGSRTTPARAKALLLRLGNPAELRDDDGLEEAGGETPPA; encoded by the coding sequence ATGAGCAACACAAAGATTCAGCTTCGGCTGCCGGAGGATTTGAAGGACGCGGCCATACGCCAGGCGGCCATCTCAGGCATCAGCATGAATTTATTTGTCGCAACGGCTGTAGCGGCGAGGATCGGCGCGCAGGCCGAGGCGGAGCGCTACTTTTCTGCCCGTGGATCACGCACCACACCAGCGCGCGCAAAAGCATTGTTGTTGCGGCTGGGGAATCCGGCCGAGCTTCGCGATGATGACGGACTTGAAGAGGCCGGCGGCGAGACGCCGCCGGCTTAA
- a CDS encoding COG4223 family protein, with amino-acid sequence MSDEPNPDRLPETEPVRDPVVETPPALVTPVQARRPILPILCLIGFVILAVAIGYVYERQQQMLTAQAPAVQDQSGAVAALRADLNALKARVAGIDGQEKQDAAQWQAASATQTPTAPAPAPVVAPPAVDTGLAQQVAALSDRLDKIASSQSQQAQSAPSAQDMSALSTHLDSLTKQQSQDSQALRQDMSAVRQQVAAVTSQIQGLTKDTSGLPKLAAQSAHLGQILHAQEALRAGMPLGPIDGAPPALAKFDTVSPPTEAALRLSFSAAAKTADAAGQPLPSDGKFWHRVWLRVQNLVVVRRGDQVLVGDPTAGVLAHAERLLDAGDLPGALGVLSTLSDPARAAMTPWMAQAKSLVDARQALAQMAAG; translated from the coding sequence ATGAGCGATGAGCCCAACCCGGACCGTTTGCCCGAAACCGAACCGGTCCGCGATCCGGTCGTGGAGACGCCGCCCGCGCTGGTGACCCCCGTGCAGGCGCGCCGGCCTATCCTGCCGATCCTGTGCCTGATCGGTTTCGTCATCCTCGCGGTCGCGATCGGTTATGTCTACGAGCGTCAGCAGCAGATGCTGACCGCCCAGGCGCCTGCGGTACAGGACCAAAGCGGCGCCGTCGCCGCGTTACGCGCCGATCTCAATGCCTTGAAGGCGCGCGTGGCCGGCATCGACGGTCAGGAAAAGCAGGACGCCGCACAGTGGCAGGCGGCAAGCGCGACGCAAACGCCCACCGCGCCCGCACCCGCGCCTGTTGTCGCGCCGCCTGCGGTCGATACCGGTCTCGCCCAACAGGTGGCGGCGCTGTCAGATCGGCTGGACAAAATCGCTTCCAGCCAGTCGCAGCAGGCCCAATCCGCCCCTTCGGCTCAGGATATGTCCGCGCTCTCGACCCATCTCGACAGCCTGACGAAGCAGCAGAGCCAGGACAGCCAGGCATTGCGGCAGGACATGAGCGCGGTGCGTCAGCAAGTCGCGGCCGTGACGAGCCAGATTCAGGGCCTCACGAAGGATACCAGCGGGCTGCCGAAGCTCGCTGCGCAATCGGCGCATCTGGGGCAGATCCTGCACGCGCAGGAGGCTTTGCGCGCCGGCATGCCGCTCGGGCCGATCGATGGCGCGCCGCCGGCGCTGGCAAAGTTCGACACGGTGTCGCCGCCGACCGAAGCCGCCTTGCGTCTGAGTTTTTCCGCCGCCGCCAAGACAGCGGATGCCGCCGGCCAACCGCTGCCAAGTGACGGAAAATTTTGGCACCGCGTCTGGCTTCGCGTGCAGAACCTCGTCGTGGTGCGCAGGGGCGATCAGGTGCTGGTCGGTGATCCTACGGCCGGCGTGCTGGCTCATGCCGAGCGGCTGCTCGACGCCGGTGATCTGCCGGGCGCGCTCGGTGTGCTCTCCACCTTGTCCGATCCGGCGCGGGCCGCGATGACCCCGTGGATGGCACAGGCCAAGTCACTCGTCGATGCGCGGCAGGCCTTGGCCCAGATGGCCGCCGGCTGA
- the tsaD gene encoding tRNA (adenosine(37)-N6)-threonylcarbamoyltransferase complex transferase subunit TsaD, protein MPDFIEEKTAVTQIGSDAISASEGPILAPVLAIETSCDETAVAILDAQGRVLVERVLSQFADHAPFGGVVPEIAARAHLRHLPAMTRAALSAAGLRAEDLGAIAATSGPGLIGGLLVGAGFGKGLALAAGRPFLAINHLEGHALTARLPGLVAEPVRFPYLLLLLSGGHCQCVAVEGVGRYRRLGGTIDDAVGEAFDKVAKLLGLPIPGGPALERLALTGDANRYAFPRPLHGRAGCDFSFSGLKTAVAQVIAQLPEGPIAAFTVADIAASFQRAVADVLADRAAHALGAMPEATVLVVAGGVAANQTIRQSIARVAARHGLALVAPPLRYCGDNAVMIAWAAIERRRAGLAEDGMNHRPLPRWPLESLSIS, encoded by the coding sequence ATGCCTGACTTCATCGAAGAAAAGACCGCTGTGACGCAGATCGGCTCTGACGCAATCTCTGCGTCGGAAGGTCCCATTCTGGCCCCAGTTTTGGCGATCGAAACCTCCTGCGATGAAACCGCCGTGGCCATTCTGGACGCGCAAGGACGCGTGCTGGTGGAGCGGGTGCTGAGCCAATTCGCGGACCATGCGCCCTTCGGCGGCGTGGTGCCCGAAATTGCGGCCCGCGCCCATCTGCGTCATCTGCCGGCGATGACGCGCGCCGCACTCAGCGCTGCCGGCTTGCGAGCCGAGGATCTCGGTGCGATCGCCGCCACGTCCGGCCCAGGCCTCATCGGCGGCCTTCTTGTGGGCGCCGGCTTCGGCAAAGGCCTCGCCCTCGCAGCCGGTCGGCCATTCCTGGCGATCAACCATTTGGAGGGGCACGCCCTCACTGCCCGGCTGCCCGGCCTGGTGGCGGAGCCTGTCCGCTTCCCCTACCTGCTGCTGCTGCTATCGGGTGGCCATTGCCAATGCGTGGCGGTGGAGGGCGTTGGCCGCTACCGCCGCCTGGGCGGCACGATCGATGATGCGGTGGGGGAGGCGTTCGACAAGGTGGCGAAGCTGCTCGGCCTGCCTATCCCCGGCGGACCAGCGCTGGAACGCTTGGCACTAACGGGCGACGCAAACCGCTACGCCTTCCCGCGACCGCTGCACGGCCGCGCAGGATGCGATTTCAGCTTCTCCGGCCTGAAGACCGCCGTCGCCCAGGTCATCGCCCAGCTTCCCGAAGGGCCCATCGCGGCGTTCACCGTCGCGGATATTGCGGCGAGCTTTCAGCGCGCGGTGGCGGATGTCCTCGCTGACCGCGCGGCGCATGCCCTGGGCGCGATGCCAGAGGCCACTGTGCTCGTCGTGGCAGGCGGCGTGGCCGCGAACCAGACCATTCGCCAATCCATCGCGCGCGTCGCGGCACGGCATGGGCTTGCTTTGGTCGCACCGCCGCTGCGCTATTGCGGAGACAATGCGGTCATGATCGCCTGGGCAGCGATTGAGCGCCGTCGCGCCGGATTGGCCGAGGACGGGATGAACCACCGACCTCTGCCGCGTTGGCCGCTGGAGTCCCTGTCGATATCGTGA
- a CDS encoding type II toxin-antitoxin system Phd/YefM family antitoxin, whose product MTEIGAFEAKTQFSRLLDRAKNGEAFTITHRGVPIARLGPVSQGPDVAKVREVLARLRRHARDHGGAPISTDDILEWKAADQR is encoded by the coding sequence ATGACTGAGATTGGCGCCTTCGAGGCGAAGACTCAGTTTTCTCGGCTTCTGGACCGCGCCAAGAACGGCGAGGCTTTCACCATCACCCATCGCGGCGTGCCGATCGCGCGACTTGGACCAGTAAGTCAGGGGCCGGACGTCGCCAAGGTGCGTGAAGTATTGGCGAGACTGCGGCGCCACGCGCGCGATCATGGTGGCGCTCCTATATCAACGGACGACATCCTCGAATGGAAGGCAGCCGACCAGCGCTGA
- a CDS encoding L,D-transpeptidase: MIKSRRAFHGLPLASVCAVVLALSGCAGDDDGAIGTPNARVEGLVNTPPPAAVQVSSPVPSAPMSIPTYDPQVAPMSAPPPAILSSPIGQPVSLGTAKVLDVSYVPPVVQPVPEAATVAEDANRISSDMAREVRAAVPLSAARRQALITLAQQMAADGNFFVRRPQLVLIVDRANNAQLMAMTLARPDGAWEILGTTHVSTGKPGRKEHYKTPVGVLVNDGSELGYRAQGTYNQNHIRGLGVKGMRVWDFGWQTTDDWKTPGATTQIRVEMHATDPSVLEQRIGRADSEGCIRVPDAVNKFLDHHGIIDADLEKLAADNIGYRALLPASADPTPIAGDAVIVVDSSASWLKPHPPATTVALSD, from the coding sequence TTGATCAAAAGTCGTAGAGCGTTTCACGGTCTCCCGCTGGCCAGCGTCTGCGCGGTGGTGCTGGCCCTGTCGGGCTGCGCCGGCGACGACGATGGCGCCATCGGCACGCCCAATGCGCGTGTCGAGGGGCTGGTGAATACGCCGCCCCCTGCGGCGGTCCAGGTCTCCAGCCCAGTGCCGTCGGCCCCAATGTCCATTCCGACTTACGATCCCCAGGTGGCGCCGATGTCGGCCCCGCCGCCCGCCATTCTGTCGAGCCCGATCGGCCAGCCGGTAAGCCTGGGAACCGCCAAAGTCTTAGACGTGTCTTATGTCCCGCCCGTCGTGCAGCCTGTGCCAGAAGCGGCCACAGTGGCCGAAGACGCCAACCGGATCAGCAGCGATATGGCGCGGGAGGTTCGCGCCGCCGTGCCGTTGAGTGCGGCGCGACGACAGGCATTGATCACCTTGGCGCAGCAGATGGCCGCGGATGGCAACTTCTTCGTGCGCCGGCCGCAGCTCGTGTTGATCGTGGACCGCGCCAATAATGCGCAACTCATGGCCATGACGCTCGCGCGGCCGGATGGAGCGTGGGAGATTCTGGGCACGACCCACGTCTCGACCGGAAAGCCGGGACGGAAGGAACACTACAAAACGCCGGTGGGCGTGTTGGTGAATGACGGCTCCGAACTCGGCTATCGCGCCCAAGGCACTTACAACCAGAACCATATCCGTGGCCTTGGCGTGAAGGGTATGCGGGTGTGGGATTTCGGCTGGCAGACGACCGATGACTGGAAGACGCCGGGTGCCACCACACAAATACGCGTCGAGATGCATGCGACGGATCCCTCGGTGCTGGAGCAGCGGATCGGTCGTGCGGACTCGGAGGGCTGCATTCGCGTGCCGGACGCGGTGAACAAGTTCCTCGACCACCACGGCATCATCGATGCGGATCTGGAAAAGCTCGCCGCCGACAATATCGGCTACCGGGCGCTGCTGCCGGCCTCCGCCGACCCGACGCCGATCGCGGGTGACGCGGTCATTGTGGTGGATAGTTCCGCATCCTGGCTCAAGCCACATCCCCCTGCCACGACGGTGGCCCTGAGCGACTGA
- the hisH gene encoding imidazole glycerol phosphate synthase subunit HisH, protein MKIAVVDYGSGNLASASRAVQLAAERAGLPVQVLVTSEPVEIRSADRIVLPGQGAFADCMSGLESVPGLRDALDQAVEGGAPFLGICVGMQLMAARGLEYGATDGLNWIAGEITRMPAEGLRLPQMGWNALDFAADAHPLLAGLVPGDHVYFTHSYALTDGDAAECLATTDYGGPVVAMVARGNRAGTQFHPEKSQEVGLTIMGNFLKWTP, encoded by the coding sequence ATGAAGATCGCCGTCGTCGATTACGGCTCCGGCAATCTCGCCTCGGCCTCCCGCGCCGTGCAGCTCGCCGCCGAGCGCGCGGGTCTGCCCGTGCAGGTGCTTGTCACCAGCGAACCGGTGGAAATTCGCAGCGCCGACCGCATCGTGCTGCCTGGCCAGGGCGCCTTCGCCGACTGCATGTCGGGCCTCGAGTCCGTGCCCGGCCTGCGCGATGCGCTGGACCAGGCGGTGGAGGGCGGCGCGCCCTTCCTGGGCATTTGCGTCGGTATGCAGCTGATGGCGGCACGCGGGTTGGAATATGGCGCGACGGACGGGTTGAACTGGATCGCAGGCGAAATCACCCGCATGCCGGCCGAAGGGCTTCGCCTGCCGCAGATGGGCTGGAACGCGCTCGATTTCGCAGCCGACGCCCATCCGCTGCTGGCGGGATTGGTGCCCGGCGACCATGTCTATTTCACCCATAGCTACGCGCTGACAGACGGCGACGCCGCCGAATGCCTCGCGACGACCGATTATGGCGGTCCTGTCGTTGCCATGGTGGCGCGCGGCAACCGCGCCGGCACGCAGTTTCACCCTGAGAAAAGCCAGGAGGTGGGCCTCACCATCATGGGCAATTTTCTGAAGTGGACACCATGA
- the hemC gene encoding hydroxymethylbilane synthase: MRSSDILSHQPRVRPHARALPLRVGTRGSPLALAQTRAFQAQLSRFCPVLDSMSVFEEHVITTSGDRIQDRRLADIGGKGLFSKEIHEALDDGRIDFAVHSLKDLETDLPPGIVLACTLKREDARDALILRDGLEKPDPEAPFSTLPPHAIVGSASVRRQAQLLHQRPDIEIRTIRGNVQTRLSRVKGGEFDGSLLALAGLRRLGIAAEAAVIIAPEIMVPAAGQGIVGVTVREDDVELRELLAAIEDPEARAVSMAERGLLAALDGSCRTPIGGYARLVDGELRLTGLVAREDGTFLLKSEIRGSAREAEALGRALGDELRGQSPSDIFLD; this comes from the coding sequence ATGAGGTCTTCCGACATCCTATCGCATCAGCCGCGTGTGAGACCCCATGCACGCGCGCTGCCCCTGCGCGTCGGAACCCGGGGGTCGCCGCTGGCCCTAGCTCAGACCCGCGCCTTTCAGGCCCAGTTGAGCCGGTTCTGCCCCGTGCTCGATTCCATGAGCGTCTTCGAAGAGCATGTGATTACGACCTCCGGCGATCGCATCCAGGATCGGCGGCTGGCGGATATTGGCGGCAAGGGATTGTTCTCGAAAGAGATCCATGAGGCTTTGGACGATGGCCGCATCGATTTCGCGGTGCATAGTCTGAAGGATCTCGAAACCGACCTCCCGCCCGGCATCGTGCTCGCCTGTACTTTGAAGCGGGAAGACGCGCGGGATGCGCTGATCCTGCGTGACGGGTTGGAGAAGCCGGACCCGGAAGCACCCTTCAGCACCTTGCCGCCGCATGCGATCGTCGGCTCGGCATCCGTCAGGCGTCAGGCGCAACTGCTGCATCAGCGCCCGGACATCGAAATCCGGACCATTCGCGGGAATGTTCAGACCCGTCTCAGTCGGGTCAAGGGCGGTGAGTTCGACGGTAGCCTGCTGGCGCTTGCCGGCCTGCGTCGGCTCGGCATCGCCGCTGAGGCCGCCGTGATCATCGCGCCGGAAATCATGGTGCCGGCCGCCGGGCAGGGGATCGTCGGTGTGACGGTGCGTGAGGATGATGTCGAATTGCGTGAGTTGCTGGCGGCGATCGAGGACCCGGAGGCGCGTGCCGTCTCCATGGCCGAGCGTGGCCTGCTGGCGGCGCTCGATGGGTCCTGCCGGACGCCAATCGGCGGCTATGCGCGCCTCGTTGACGGTGAGCTGCGCTTGACCGGCCTGGTGGCGCGGGAAGACGGCACCTTCCTGCTGAAGTCCGAAATTCGCGGGAGCGCGCGGGAGGCGGAAGCGCTCGGCCGCGCGCTGGGGGATGAACTGCGCGGACAATCCCCGTCCGACATCTTTCTCGACTGA
- a CDS encoding type II toxin-antitoxin system VapC family toxin yields MLDTSYTSALVLDEGDVPDVAEVTEQIATEGAHVPALWRFEVANVLLMAVRRKRIAPTLPALIVADLEALPISIDNAATSRAWTTTYTLAERHGLTLYDGAYLELAIRLELPIASRDGDLILAARREKIRVLGG; encoded by the coding sequence GTGCTCGACACTTCCTATACGAGCGCTCTCGTCTTAGACGAGGGTGATGTGCCCGACGTTGCGGAGGTGACGGAGCAGATTGCGACCGAGGGCGCTCACGTCCCGGCGTTGTGGCGCTTCGAGGTCGCGAATGTGCTGTTGATGGCGGTGCGGCGGAAGCGGATCGCTCCGACGCTTCCGGCCTTGATTGTCGCCGACCTCGAAGCCTTGCCGATCTCGATCGACAACGCTGCAACATCTCGGGCCTGGACCACGACCTATACCTTGGCGGAACGTCATGGGCTGACGCTGTATGACGGGGCCTATCTCGAATTGGCAATCCGATTGGAGTTGCCTATCGCCTCACGGGATGGCGACCTCATCCTTGCCGCGCGCAGGGAAAAAATCCGCGTTCTCGGCGGATAA
- a CDS encoding heme biosynthesis HemY N-terminal domain-containing protein has protein sequence MARVLGFLVLAVILIAIAFGLGALPGQIEATIGTLTIQAPLPLVVVAFLAIVLVLYVLIRLFSLIFAAPGRLGRNRHERQLRQGDRAVTRAFAAIAAADPKAAMREAQRAKRLLPNAPLALLASAEASRLAGKPGDSEADWRALAEQPDAAFLGLRGLLRQALDAQDWTLAADLARRAELAHPGAPWLKAERARLALRTGSWAEALALAGPEAPRAVMATAAAEASTDPLQALRLAKEAFAADPALPPAALAYASRLRLGNDERRAEKVMQQAWAAYPHPDLAAFYLAPEPDPLARVKRAERLATFNPQSGESHFMMAQAALAAQLTGEARRHANDALAAGMDQRRLWLLKADIEEADAPAGGEAAGSAIREALRRISTARPDPRWRCEACGAEHAVWHPACSVCGTVGRIAWTDKTTPSTALIASTPI, from the coding sequence ATGGCCCGCGTTCTCGGCTTCCTGGTTCTGGCGGTCATTCTGATCGCCATCGCCTTCGGCCTGGGCGCGTTGCCAGGCCAGATTGAGGCGACCATCGGCACGCTCACCATCCAGGCGCCCTTGCCTTTGGTAGTGGTCGCCTTCTTGGCGATCGTCCTGGTGCTCTATGTCCTGATCCGGCTGTTCAGCCTCATCTTCGCCGCACCCGGCCGCTTGGGCCGCAACCGGCATGAACGCCAGCTGCGTCAGGGTGACCGCGCCGTGACGCGCGCCTTCGCGGCCATCGCCGCCGCCGACCCCAAAGCCGCGATGCGGGAAGCGCAGCGCGCCAAGCGTCTGCTGCCGAACGCGCCGCTCGCCCTGCTGGCCTCGGCCGAAGCGTCACGGCTCGCGGGTAAGCCCGGCGACAGTGAGGCTGATTGGCGCGCGCTCGCCGAGCAGCCGGACGCCGCCTTCCTCGGCTTGCGGGGCCTGTTGCGCCAAGCGCTCGATGCCCAGGATTGGACGCTGGCGGCCGACCTCGCGCGGCGGGCGGAACTCGCCCATCCCGGTGCGCCCTGGCTGAAGGCTGAGCGCGCGCGCCTCGCCTTGCGGACCGGAAGCTGGGCGGAAGCCTTGGCGCTTGCCGGACCCGAAGCGCCGCGCGCCGTGATGGCGACCGCCGCCGCAGAGGCTTCGACCGATCCGTTGCAGGCCTTGCGCCTCGCGAAGGAGGCTTTCGCGGCCGATCCCGCTTTGCCGCCGGCGGCGCTCGCCTATGCCAGCCGTTTGCGGCTCGGCAATGATGAGCGTCGGGCTGAAAAGGTGATGCAACAGGCCTGGGCCGCCTATCCGCATCCCGATCTCGCGGCCTTCTACCTGGCGCCGGAGCCTGACCCGCTGGCCCGCGTGAAGCGGGCCGAGCGTCTTGCCACGTTCAATCCGCAGAGCGGCGAAAGCCATTTCATGATGGCGCAGGCGGCGCTCGCGGCGCAGTTGACGGGCGAAGCCCGGCGCCATGCGAATGACGCGCTGGCCGCCGGCATGGATCAGCGGCGGCTGTGGCTGTTGAAGGCGGATATCGAGGAGGCTGACGCGCCTGCCGGCGGCGAGGCGGCGGGGTCCGCCATTCGTGAGGCGTTGCGACGCATTTCGACCGCACGTCCCGATCCGCGCTGGCGTTGCGAGGCCTGTGGTGCGGAGCATGCGGTCTGGCATCCGGCCTGTTCCGTCTGCGGTACCGTCGGCCGCATCGCCTGGACGGATAAGACGACACCTTCGACGGCTTTGATCGCGAGTACCCCGATTTAA
- a CDS encoding putative toxin-antitoxin system toxin component, PIN family — protein sequence MRVVLDTDVLVSGFISPGGASRQLLLDALDGKFALLLSTPLLVEYESVLRRPEHLDRAGATDAVVSEILDALAGLCVPVAFDYRWRPTGAHPDDELVIETAINGHADALATFNLKDMRHAGDTFGFRAQRPGAVLQRTRS from the coding sequence ATGAGGGTCGTCCTTGATACAGATGTTCTCGTATCGGGCTTTATTTCGCCCGGCGGTGCGTCCAGACAGCTTTTGCTCGACGCCCTTGATGGAAAGTTTGCGCTTCTTCTCTCGACGCCGCTGCTCGTCGAATACGAGTCAGTTCTCCGTCGGCCCGAGCACCTCGACCGTGCGGGTGCGACCGACGCCGTGGTGAGCGAAATTCTGGACGCGCTTGCTGGTCTCTGCGTCCCGGTCGCATTCGACTATAGATGGCGGCCGACCGGAGCCCACCCGGACGACGAACTGGTCATCGAGACTGCGATCAACGGCCACGCAGATGCGCTGGCGACGTTCAACTTGAAAGACATGAGGCACGCCGGTGATACGTTTGGGTTTCGCGCCCAGCGACCAGGCGCAGTGCTACAAAGGACAAGATCATGA
- a CDS encoding DUF2628 domain-containing protein encodes MRIYTAHTRPDRAPRLVREGFSLGAFLFGPIWLLAHRAWLAAVLDIAAIVVLLALGRALPGSAIPAVLMLGLAALTGWNGRDLCRWSLSRRGFTTSYVIAARNADAAFARLLTRDPALIPQAAGR; translated from the coding sequence ACCCGGCCGGATCGCGCGCCGCGCCTGGTGCGGGAGGGGTTCAGCCTCGGCGCCTTCCTGTTCGGGCCGATCTGGCTGCTGGCGCATCGTGCCTGGCTGGCGGCAGTTCTGGATATCGCGGCCATCGTCGTCCTTCTCGCGTTGGGGCGCGCCCTGCCCGGCTCTGCCATCCCCGCTGTCCTGATGCTGGGCCTCGCGGCGCTGACCGGCTGGAACGGCCGCGACCTCTGCCGCTGGTCGCTGTCCCGGCGCGGCTTCACCACGAGCTACGTGATTGCCGCCCGCAACGCCGACGCGGCCTTCGCGCGGCTGCTGACGCGCGATCCCGCGCTCATTCCACAGGCGGCCGGTCGATGA
- a CDS encoding uroporphyrinogen-III synthase has product MPVRHLSRLTPVLITRPEPGAAATAAQLVAMGYHPVVAPLLTIHAVAAELPAPDTVQAILVTSRQAIPRLPHAYAHCPLLAVGDATAGSARAHGFTQVSSADGDAKALAVLAARSLAPNGAPLLLASGVGQGHHLERLLTRRGFTVLRREVYAAQPVEALPAPARDMLASSHAGWVLLFSRETAFCFHRLVRHGDLLAGLRPLRLAAISHPVADSVRDLPWRSIHVAMTPTENAVLALIDER; this is encoded by the coding sequence ATCCCCGTCCGACATCTTTCTCGACTGACGCCCGTCCTCATCACGCGGCCCGAGCCCGGCGCTGCCGCCACGGCGGCGCAGCTCGTCGCTATGGGCTATCACCCGGTCGTGGCGCCACTGCTCACGATCCATGCCGTGGCTGCCGAGTTGCCGGCCCCCGATACCGTCCAGGCGATCCTGGTCACCAGCCGACAGGCAATCCCTCGGCTTCCCCATGCTTACGCCCATTGTCCTTTGCTTGCCGTCGGCGACGCGACCGCCGGGTCGGCCCGTGCGCATGGCTTCACGCAGGTGTCGAGCGCGGACGGTGACGCCAAGGCGCTCGCCGTGCTGGCCGCACGGTCGCTCGCCCCCAACGGCGCTCCTCTGCTGCTGGCCTCGGGTGTCGGGCAGGGGCATCATCTCGAACGCCTGCTGACGCGGCGCGGCTTCACGGTCCTGCGACGAGAGGTCTATGCCGCGCAGCCGGTGGAGGCGCTTCCGGCGCCCGCACGCGACATGTTGGCGTCGTCGCACGCGGGTTGGGTCTTGCTCTTCTCGCGCGAGACCGCATTTTGCTTTCATCGGCTGGTGCGGCATGGCGACCTGCTGGCCGGTCTTCGACCGCTTAGGCTCGCCGCCATCAGCCACCCCGTGGCCGATTCCGTGCGGGACTTGCCCTGGCGGAGTATCCATGTGGCAATGACGCCCACAGAAAACGCGGTATTGGCCCTAATAGATGAGCGATGA